Proteins from a genomic interval of Gordonia sp. SL306:
- a CDS encoding DNA polymerase domain-containing protein: MPSRSPAEELDVDGVAVRMSNPDKIYFPELGENGGRKRDLVAYYREIALQGAIMTAVRDRPTFLQRFPDGVEGEEIYQKHIAKKRPDHVESTRIVFPSGRTGDAIKPTIPADIVWCANLGTFTFHSWPTIDPDNDHPDQLRIDLDPQPGTDFDDVRRVATDVLAPLLNELGYTGFPKTSGGRGIHVYVPIEPKWDFIAGRRAVIALAREMERRDPDGVTPSWWKEERGERIFIDYNQNARDRTMASPYSARRSPNARVSTPVTWDELADVNPDDCTIATVPDLVARRGDPMADIADHRRGLEPLLEMVQRDDGNGLGDMPYPPSYPKMPGEPPRVQPSKKVAAHWDDKGNRVED; the protein is encoded by the coding sequence ATGCCATCTCGTTCTCCCGCAGAGGAACTCGACGTCGACGGCGTCGCTGTCCGGATGAGCAATCCGGACAAGATCTACTTCCCGGAACTCGGCGAGAACGGTGGTCGCAAACGGGATCTCGTCGCCTACTACCGGGAGATCGCCCTGCAGGGTGCCATCATGACCGCTGTGCGCGACCGTCCGACCTTCCTCCAGCGTTTCCCCGACGGCGTCGAGGGGGAGGAGATCTACCAGAAGCACATCGCGAAGAAGCGGCCCGACCACGTCGAGTCCACACGCATCGTGTTCCCTTCGGGCAGAACAGGTGACGCGATCAAGCCGACCATTCCCGCCGACATCGTGTGGTGCGCCAACCTGGGCACGTTCACCTTCCACAGCTGGCCGACCATCGACCCGGACAACGATCACCCCGACCAGTTGCGCATCGACCTCGATCCGCAACCCGGCACCGACTTCGACGATGTCCGCCGGGTCGCGACCGATGTCCTGGCGCCGCTATTGAATGAGTTGGGCTACACCGGCTTCCCGAAGACATCGGGCGGTCGAGGCATCCACGTGTACGTACCCATCGAGCCGAAATGGGACTTCATCGCCGGTCGCCGAGCGGTGATCGCCCTCGCCCGCGAGATGGAACGTCGCGATCCCGACGGGGTCACCCCGTCATGGTGGAAGGAAGAGCGCGGTGAGCGGATCTTCATCGACTACAACCAGAACGCCCGCGACCGCACCATGGCATCGCCGTACTCGGCCCGCCGCAGTCCCAACGCACGCGTGTCCACGCCGGTCACGTGGGATGAGCTCGCCGACGTGAATCCCGACGACTGCACCATCGCGACGGTTCCGGATCTCGTTGCCCGACGCGGAGATCCGATGGCCGACATCGCCGACCACCGCCGCGGGCTGGAGCCGCTCCTGGAGATGGTGCAGCGCGACGACGGCAACGGACTCGGCGACATGCCCTACCCGCCGAGCTACCCGAAGATGCCCGGCGAGCCACCCCGTGTGCAACCGAGCAAGAAGGTTGCGGCCCACTGGGACGACAAGGGCAACCGCGTCGAGGACTGA
- a CDS encoding SRPBCC family protein, whose translation MNTARVLLAATLAVGATAVGYGRLLRQPILTWGATDDEVAATLPGDDLLPEADGVSTRAITISARPEHVYPWLAQMGPDPRGGAYTYDWIENLLGLHMHSTDHVLEEFQHPMLGEVIALGPNRMRVALVEPGRAFATRSEDGNWVWAFTLVECGDSTTRLISRNRFRLPRLTDRIGMLPMEPGSLIMERKMLYGIKERAETLTQEATATT comes from the coding sequence ATGAACACCGCACGGGTCCTCCTGGCCGCGACATTGGCAGTGGGTGCTACAGCGGTCGGCTACGGACGGCTTCTTCGGCAGCCGATCCTGACCTGGGGCGCCACCGATGACGAGGTCGCGGCGACGTTGCCCGGCGACGACCTTCTGCCCGAGGCCGACGGCGTCTCGACGAGAGCGATCACGATCTCCGCCCGGCCGGAGCACGTCTACCCGTGGCTCGCCCAGATGGGCCCCGACCCGCGGGGCGGCGCCTACACCTACGACTGGATCGAGAACCTCCTCGGTCTGCACATGCACAGCACCGATCACGTACTCGAGGAGTTCCAGCATCCGATGCTCGGCGAGGTGATCGCACTCGGCCCCAATCGCATGCGGGTGGCGCTCGTCGAACCGGGGCGCGCGTTCGCCACGCGCTCCGAAGACGGCAACTGGGTGTGGGCGTTCACGCTCGTCGAGTGCGGCGACAGCACCACGCGCCTGATCAGCCGTAACCGATTCCGGCTGCCTCGCCTGACGGATCGGATCGGCATGCTGCCGATGGAACCGGGCTCGCTGATCATGGAACGCAAGATGCTGTACGGCATCAAGGAGCGCGCCGAGACACTGACACAAGAGGCCACGGCCACCACCTGA
- a CDS encoding alkyl sulfatase C-terminal domain-containing protein, whose amino-acid sequence MSSVDTGIRGTSADTQLTISGPKAALVSVLLQPASADALAEGTIDVSGDSSILTAFGGVLDEFDPSFPIVTP is encoded by the coding sequence ATCTCGTCGGTCGACACTGGGATCCGGGGCACGAGCGCCGACACACAGCTGACGATCAGTGGCCCCAAGGCCGCGCTCGTCTCCGTGCTGTTGCAGCCTGCCTCGGCCGATGCGCTCGCCGAGGGAACGATCGACGTGTCGGGGGACTCCTCGATATTGACCGCCTTCGGCGGAGTACTCGACGAGTTCGACCCGTCGTTCCCGATCGTCACGCCGTGA
- a CDS encoding aconitate hydratase — protein MPDNVARKLIGSHLERGEMTAGEEIAIRIDQTLTQDATGTLVMQELEALGLDRAQTEVSVQYVDHNLLQTDEKNAEDHEYLRTACQRFGLWFSKPGNGVSHPTHMQRFGAPGKTMVGSDSHTPAAGSLGMLAIGVGGLEVALAIAGHPLNIRMPEIWGVRLEGELPQWCSAKDVILEMLRRHDVKGGVNRIIEYHGPGLASLTAMDRHVIANMGAELGATTTVFPSDDEVRDFLRAEGREDDWTELTADDDAEYDISDTIDLSGIEPLIAKPSSPGNVVPVREVAGEEVSQVVIGSSANPGLRDFAIAAAMIDGRQTSPEVSFDVNPTSREILTDLTKMGSTTQLVIGGARIHQAGCMGCIGMGQAPATGRNSLRTMPRNFPGRSGTREDSVWLCSPETAAASALTGRITDPRDWAADVGMTYPQLDFPREHSINTAMLVSPIDAEAAAKVEPIKGPNISSLPELDALPDVIEAPVLLTVGDNISTDEISPAGARALPFRSNIPKLAQFSFTQVDETYPKRAEAAENGHIIVGGENYGQGSSREHAAIAPRHLGLRMVIAKSFARIHWQNLANFGVLAVEFGDPADHDAIDQDDVLKVTGLRDSLGSTDELTIENVTKGTTFPVRHRLSPRQVADVLAGGLIPRLAAEGESDVQEAKETVLQHSGEIS, from the coding sequence ATGCCCGACAACGTCGCCCGCAAACTCATCGGATCGCATCTCGAGCGTGGCGAGATGACGGCCGGTGAGGAGATCGCGATCCGGATCGATCAGACCCTCACCCAGGACGCCACCGGCACGCTAGTCATGCAGGAACTCGAGGCACTAGGTCTCGACCGGGCCCAGACCGAGGTCAGCGTGCAGTACGTGGATCACAACCTGCTGCAGACCGACGAGAAGAACGCCGAAGATCACGAGTATCTCCGCACGGCCTGCCAACGATTCGGGCTCTGGTTCTCCAAACCCGGAAACGGGGTCTCGCACCCGACCCACATGCAACGGTTCGGTGCGCCGGGCAAGACGATGGTCGGATCCGACTCGCACACCCCGGCGGCCGGGTCGCTCGGGATGCTGGCGATCGGCGTGGGCGGACTCGAGGTCGCGCTGGCGATCGCGGGACACCCGCTCAACATCCGGATGCCGGAGATCTGGGGTGTCCGGCTGGAAGGCGAGTTGCCGCAGTGGTGTTCGGCCAAGGACGTGATCCTCGAGATGCTGCGTCGCCACGACGTGAAGGGCGGCGTCAATCGGATCATCGAGTACCACGGACCGGGTCTGGCGTCGTTGACCGCGATGGACCGCCACGTCATCGCCAACATGGGCGCCGAACTCGGCGCCACCACGACGGTCTTCCCGAGCGACGACGAGGTGCGCGACTTCCTGCGTGCCGAGGGCCGCGAGGACGACTGGACCGAACTGACGGCCGACGACGACGCCGAGTACGACATCTCCGACACCATCGACCTGTCCGGGATCGAACCGCTGATCGCGAAACCGTCGTCACCCGGCAACGTCGTGCCGGTGCGGGAGGTCGCGGGGGAGGAGGTCTCCCAGGTGGTCATCGGTTCGAGCGCGAACCCGGGGCTGCGGGACTTCGCCATCGCCGCAGCCATGATCGATGGCCGACAGACGTCGCCGGAGGTGAGCTTCGACGTGAATCCGACCTCGCGCGAGATCCTCACCGATCTCACCAAGATGGGTTCGACCACACAGCTCGTGATCGGTGGTGCACGCATCCACCAGGCCGGTTGTATGGGATGTATCGGGATGGGGCAGGCGCCGGCGACCGGCCGGAACTCGTTGCGCACCATGCCGCGCAACTTTCCCGGGCGCTCGGGCACCCGGGAGGACTCGGTGTGGCTGTGTTCGCCCGAGACCGCGGCGGCATCGGCGCTCACCGGTCGGATCACCGATCCCCGGGACTGGGCAGCCGACGTCGGCATGACGTACCCGCAGCTCGACTTCCCACGCGAACACTCGATCAACACCGCCATGCTGGTGTCGCCGATCGACGCCGAGGCCGCCGCGAAGGTCGAACCGATCAAGGGCCCGAACATCTCCAGCCTGCCCGAACTCGACGCGCTGCCCGATGTCATCGAGGCGCCCGTCCTGCTGACCGTCGGCGACAACATCTCCACCGACGAGATCTCGCCTGCCGGTGCCCGGGCGCTGCCGTTCCGGTCGAACATCCCGAAGCTGGCCCAGTTCAGCTTCACTCAGGTCGACGAGACCTACCCGAAGCGCGCGGAAGCGGCCGAGAACGGACACATCATCGTCGGCGGCGAGAACTACGGTCAGGGTTCGTCGCGCGAGCACGCGGCCATCGCCCCGCGACATCTCGGCCTGCGGATGGTGATCGCGAAATCCTTTGCGCGCATCCATTGGCAGAACCTGGCGAACTTCGGTGTGCTGGCGGTCGAGTTCGGCGATCCCGCCGACCACGATGCGATCGATCAGGACGACGTCCTGAAGGTGACCGGCCTTCGGGACAGTCTGGGGTCGACGGACGAGCTGACGATCGAGAACGTCACGAAGGGAACGACATTCCCGGTTCGGCACCGCTTGTCGCCTCGGCAGGTCGCCGACGTCCTCGCGGGCGGACTCATCCCGCGGCTGGCCGCCGAGGGGGAGTCCGATGTGCAGGAGGCGAAGGAGACCGTCCTGCAGCACAGTGGCGAGATCAGCTGA
- a CDS encoding inositol-3-phosphate synthase — protein sequence MGEPNKVRVAIVGVGNCASSLVQGVQYYKDADENASVPGLMHVKFGQYHVRDVEFVAAFDVDAKKVGFDLSDAIFASENNTIKIADVPPTGVTVQRGQTLDGLGKYYRETITEAEGSGVDVVQTLKDAEVDVLVSYLPVGSDQADKFYAQCAIDANVAFVNALPVFIASDPEWAQKFTDAGVPIVGDDIKSQVGATITHRVMAKLFEDRGVTLDRTYQLNVGGNMDFKNMLERERLESKKVSKTQAVTSNLTGSLAGKVEDKNVHIGPSDHVAWLDDRKWAYVRLEGRAFGDVPLNLEYKLEVWDSPNSAGIIIDAVRAAKIAKDRGIGGPILPASAYLMKSPPEQLADDIARQQLETFIQG from the coding sequence ATGGGTGAGCCAAATAAGGTGCGCGTGGCCATTGTGGGCGTAGGAAACTGCGCTTCATCCTTGGTCCAGGGCGTGCAGTACTACAAGGACGCCGACGAGAATGCCTCGGTGCCCGGCCTGATGCACGTGAAGTTCGGGCAGTATCACGTCCGCGACGTCGAGTTCGTCGCCGCCTTCGACGTCGATGCCAAGAAGGTCGGTTTCGACCTCTCCGACGCGATCTTCGCGAGCGAGAACAACACCATCAAGATCGCCGACGTCCCGCCGACCGGCGTGACCGTGCAGCGCGGTCAGACCCTCGACGGTCTCGGCAAGTACTACCGCGAGACCATCACCGAGGCCGAGGGCAGCGGCGTCGACGTCGTGCAGACGCTCAAGGACGCCGAGGTCGACGTGCTGGTCTCCTACCTCCCGGTGGGATCGGATCAGGCCGACAAGTTCTATGCGCAGTGCGCCATCGATGCGAACGTCGCGTTCGTCAACGCCCTGCCGGTGTTCATCGCCTCCGACCCCGAGTGGGCCCAGAAGTTCACCGACGCCGGTGTCCCGATCGTCGGCGACGACATCAAGAGCCAGGTCGGTGCCACCATCACCCACCGCGTGATGGCGAAGCTGTTCGAGGATCGCGGCGTGACGCTGGACCGCACCTACCAGCTCAACGTCGGCGGCAACATGGACTTCAAGAACATGCTCGAGCGTGAGCGTCTGGAGTCCAAGAAGGTCTCCAAGACCCAGGCCGTGACCTCCAACCTCACCGGCTCGCTCGCCGGCAAGGTCGAGGACAAGAACGTCCACATCGGACCGTCGGATCACGTCGCGTGGCTCGACGACCGCAAGTGGGCCTACGTCCGCCTCGAGGGTCGTGCCTTCGGTGACGTGCCGCTGAACCTCGAGTACAAGCTCGAGGTCTGGGACTCCCCCAACTCGGCCGGCATCATCATCGACGCCGTGCGCGCCGCGAAGATCGCCAAGGACCGTGGCATCGGCGGCCCGATCCTCCCGGCTTCGGCCTACCTGATGAAGAGCCCGCCGGAGCAGCTCGCCGACGATATCGCTCGCCAGCAGCTCGAGACGTTCATCCAGGGCTGA
- a CDS encoding PadR family transcriptional regulator, with protein MLELAILGLLLESPMHGYELRKRLTGLLGAFRAFSYGSLYPTLRRMQADGIIDEATAPTGVKVRRGRRVYQLTDVGRERFSELVADTGPQNYTDDGFGVHLAFFSRTPAVARMRILEGRRRQVEERREGLREIVGRSNRAVDRYTRQLHQLSLESSEREVRWLNELIAAEASENEADAENRRDPLTDPVDSDFHVAGSEQSRDVGQEETEHQRTPVAQRSATPRVEGEPDHG; from the coding sequence ATGTTGGAGCTCGCGATTCTCGGATTACTCCTCGAATCCCCGATGCACGGCTATGAGCTGCGAAAACGCCTCACCGGCCTGCTCGGCGCGTTTCGTGCGTTCTCCTACGGGTCGCTCTACCCGACGCTGCGTCGTATGCAGGCCGACGGCATCATCGACGAGGCAACAGCGCCGACCGGGGTGAAGGTGCGACGCGGTCGTCGCGTCTATCAGCTCACCGACGTCGGCCGGGAACGCTTCAGCGAGCTGGTCGCCGACACCGGGCCGCAGAACTACACCGACGACGGATTCGGAGTGCATCTCGCATTCTTCAGCCGAACACCGGCCGTCGCGAGAATGCGGATCCTGGAAGGTCGCCGTCGCCAGGTGGAAGAGCGTCGCGAAGGCCTCCGGGAGATCGTCGGCCGTTCCAATCGCGCCGTCGACCGCTACACCCGCCAGCTCCATCAGCTCAGCCTCGAATCCAGTGAGCGTGAGGTGCGGTGGCTGAACGAGCTGATCGCGGCCGAGGCATCGGAGAACGAGGCCGACGCCGAAAACCGACGGGATCCGCTCACGGACCCCGTCGACAGTGACTTCCACGTTGCCGGCTCAGAGCAGAGCCGCGACGTGGGGCAAGAAGAAACCGAACACCAGAGAACACCGGTGGCGCAGCGATCTGCGACGCCCCGAGTAGAAGGAGAACCCGACCATGGGTGA
- a CDS encoding DUF5318 family protein, which translates to MQRQIVDYALQRRSRLSDVHSGRTAMADVCDASPYLLRAAKFHGRPSDALCPICRKEQVTLVSWVFGEKLGQVSGSARTNDEIAGLATTAEEFSVHVVEVCRTCSWNHLVQSYVTGLPPRSTRTRRVAK; encoded by the coding sequence GTGCAACGCCAGATCGTCGACTACGCCCTGCAGAGGAGGTCACGGCTGTCCGATGTCCATTCCGGACGGACCGCCATGGCCGACGTCTGCGATGCGAGTCCGTATCTGCTGCGTGCGGCCAAGTTCCACGGCCGCCCCTCTGATGCGCTCTGCCCGATCTGCCGGAAAGAGCAGGTCACCCTCGTTTCCTGGGTATTCGGCGAGAAGCTCGGGCAGGTGTCGGGTTCGGCCCGCACCAACGACGAGATCGCCGGTCTGGCCACCACCGCCGAAGAGTTCTCGGTGCACGTGGTCGAGGTGTGCCGGACGTGCAGTTGGAACCATCTCGTGCAGTCGTACGTTACGGGTTTGCCACCACGTTCCACGCGCACGCGACGGGTGGCGAAGTAA
- a CDS encoding transglycosylase domain-containing protein, producing the protein MSSTRGTSSAPRGGGRTPRAQADDPVRRRHKRLAWGFGIIGAVVPAIALVGILAFMLTYFGASVPAPGDIKQNQVATITYDNGKTLARVVPPEGNRSDVKISDVPKSMQDAVIAAEDREFRSNSGFSVRGLSRAAIGQVTGNGGEAGGGSTITQQYVKNALVGDEHSYERKFKELALATKMSNEWSKEDIMAAYLNTIYFGRGAYGVSAASQAYFRKDVKNLTPEESAVLAAAIRSPSYYDPEVNPEAAEARWNYVLDGMVAIGSITPSDRAAMKYPKVPNARAQSDDTPGSNGLIKQQVLAELGRLNISEQQVRTEGLKITTTINPQAQKSAVEAANDQLKGEPSDLRTSVVSVDPRSGGIRGYFGGNDANGWDYAQAGLQTGSSFKVFALVAALEQGIPLSKVYSSAPYDAPGGLTVENSDGESCGSCNLATAMKMSLNTVYYRLMMDLDGQAKAVAAAAHKAGVAQSFGDIQQTLQGKDGNIEGGVVLGQYPSRVLDMASSYATLAASGVKHDPYFVQKVETSDGEVLYDHQASQGERVFPAKVADNVTSALEPIASYSNGHALSDPSLGSRPSAAKTGTAQLGDTGQNKDAWMVGYTPQLSTAVWVGTDDGSALKNYSGSPIYGSMLPSDIWQATMNGALDGKPIQQFPEPEAVGGQAGVPYEPPPVTYDDSPRTRSPRTGDEGPSQRFPGGGGGGGSITLAPGVTIPLPGNAAPGGGDSGQGDGNSGGGDTGGGTGDGGDTGGGDTGGGDTGGGDIPEPPPVG; encoded by the coding sequence ATGAGCAGCACACGCGGAACGTCGTCCGCCCCACGCGGCGGCGGCCGGACGCCGCGCGCACAGGCCGACGACCCTGTGCGCCGACGTCACAAGCGGCTCGCCTGGGGCTTCGGGATCATTGGCGCCGTCGTCCCGGCCATCGCGCTGGTGGGCATTTTGGCGTTCATGCTGACGTACTTCGGTGCGTCGGTGCCCGCGCCCGGAGACATCAAGCAGAACCAGGTCGCGACGATCACCTATGACAACGGCAAGACCCTTGCCCGAGTGGTCCCGCCCGAGGGCAACCGCAGCGACGTCAAGATCTCCGACGTCCCCAAATCGATGCAGGATGCGGTGATCGCTGCCGAGGACCGCGAGTTCCGCAGCAATTCGGGCTTCTCGGTCCGCGGCCTGTCCCGCGCCGCGATCGGTCAGGTGACCGGCAACGGTGGTGAGGCCGGTGGCGGTTCGACGATCACCCAGCAGTACGTGAAGAACGCGCTCGTCGGTGACGAGCACAGCTATGAGCGCAAGTTCAAGGAACTCGCGCTCGCGACCAAGATGTCGAACGAGTGGTCCAAAGAAGACATCATGGCCGCCTACCTCAACACGATCTACTTCGGTCGTGGCGCCTACGGCGTGTCCGCGGCGTCGCAGGCCTACTTCCGCAAGGACGTCAAGAACCTCACGCCGGAGGAATCCGCGGTTCTCGCCGCGGCCATCCGCTCGCCCTCGTACTACGACCCTGAGGTCAATCCCGAGGCCGCCGAGGCGCGCTGGAACTACGTGCTCGACGGCATGGTGGCGATCGGATCGATCACCCCGAGTGATCGCGCCGCGATGAAATACCCGAAGGTGCCCAACGCCCGGGCCCAGTCCGACGACACCCCCGGGTCGAACGGTCTCATCAAGCAGCAGGTCCTCGCCGAGCTGGGCCGACTGAACATCTCCGAGCAGCAAGTCCGCACCGAGGGTCTGAAGATCACCACGACCATCAATCCGCAGGCGCAGAAGTCCGCCGTCGAGGCCGCGAACGATCAGCTCAAGGGTGAACCGTCGGACCTGCGGACCTCCGTGGTGTCGGTCGATCCGCGTAGCGGTGGTATCCGTGGCTATTTCGGCGGCAACGATGCCAACGGCTGGGACTACGCCCAGGCCGGATTGCAGACCGGCTCGTCGTTCAAGGTCTTCGCGCTGGTCGCCGCCCTCGAGCAGGGCATCCCGCTCTCGAAGGTCTACAGCTCGGCGCCTTACGACGCGCCCGGAGGGCTGACCGTCGAGAACTCCGACGGCGAGAGCTGTGGATCGTGCAACCTCGCCACCGCGATGAAGATGTCGCTCAACACCGTCTACTACCGCTTGATGATGGATCTAGACGGACAGGCGAAGGCCGTGGCGGCCGCCGCGCACAAGGCAGGCGTCGCGCAGAGCTTCGGTGACATCCAGCAGACTCTGCAGGGCAAGGACGGCAACATCGAAGGTGGCGTGGTCCTCGGTCAGTATCCGTCGCGCGTGCTCGACATGGCGTCCTCGTATGCAACGCTCGCCGCGTCGGGTGTCAAGCACGATCCCTACTTCGTGCAGAAGGTGGAGACCTCCGACGGCGAGGTCCTCTACGACCACCAGGCCAGCCAGGGCGAACGGGTCTTCCCGGCCAAGGTCGCCGACAACGTGACCTCCGCCCTCGAGCCGATCGCCTCGTACTCCAACGGGCACGCTCTCAGCGACCCGAGCCTCGGCTCGCGTCCGTCGGCAGCCAAGACCGGAACCGCCCAGCTCGGCGACACCGGTCAGAACAAGGACGCCTGGATGGTCGGCTACACGCCCCAGCTGTCCACCGCTGTCTGGGTCGGCACCGATGACGGCAGCGCACTCAAGAACTACAGCGGCTCGCCGATCTACGGCAGCATGCTGCCGTCCGACATCTGGCAAGCCACGATGAACGGTGCGCTCGACGGGAAGCCCATCCAGCAGTTCCCCGAGCCCGAGGCCGTCGGCGGTCAGGCAGGTGTCCCCTATGAGCCACCGCCGGTGACCTACGACGACTCGCCGCGAACGCGCTCGCCACGCACCGGCGACGAAGGACCGTCCCAGCGATTCCCCGGCGGCGGTGGCGGTGGTGGCAGCATCACGCTCGCCCCCGGCGTGACGATCCCGCTGCCGGGCAACGCGGCACCGGGAGGCGGCGACAGCGGCCAGGGTGACGGCAACTCCGGCGGCGGCGACACCGGTGGTGGCACGGGTGACGGCGGAGATACCGGCGGCGGTGACACCGGCGGTGGCGATACCGGCGGCGGAGACATTCCGGAGCCCCCTCCGGTCGGCTGA